Proteins from a single region of Xyrauchen texanus isolate HMW12.3.18 chromosome 7, RBS_HiC_50CHRs, whole genome shotgun sequence:
- the LOC127647045 gene encoding phosphoinositide 3-kinase regulatory subunit 5-like isoform X1 translates to MQYTSCTEDRIQHALERCLDGLRPSENLTQSWNAGWCMNRWTLEELVKRDPENLLILLQQILRKAREVQKQCHYELVAPLALMFESTLLQIPRCPSVGEILTEACEVFHGFLAWPEPYCSVCRNLLSTLNQELRAPGISYHRLVREEQGLATSSQRSKIITVLLMNPAEVPAEFLSVAEQLSGAEVSERESSITLIKHSYQSVLGNKYPLQTISHALQSVSDDELAQILSSVSDLLESAAMMTNITKAREHVVGGLEALRDKLGIPASSGTTSDGVLQMLSLSAAKCYTFHWDKDNFDVLNHLLDIESDITLCQMPEDMGEEDDDNVDVEDDEDEDLDEMERFVSNGCIDYRASTFSTVSSLSTASKDSMFSTLSVASSECSPLSTLSSSSQASGTDSDFCEDVEEDSVSVVSTSKIKSSARFSQRLSRLFKPRSSNSLCRAKSLGSPEAKELVVAVRSKRSNSLPQQVRLRSSEGFPTGPLSQLQYVCYRRRPILSSDDEEGPTGATLVRVVVFGADHVAGRVARAYSSLRKKERDCPHLTKAFRMRFFFVPVRRDTAPVSFTLRNPGSTLQLSASPLKTAISSTDCSVNGIEDSTNDIASLLGMLDPWYERNILNLLELPANVVCQQTSKIESDLCEGTGEERLPIFADLVLYYCRHATHSTLIQLYHAEFTLAGGERSTEVFVHSLELGHTAGTRAIKAMGAASKRFGIDGDREAVPLSLEVTYNRVHISGRSQKTRAEKSCTSINLLKACRNPEELDSKMECLHLTMTEVLKRQNSKSKKGYNQQLTTTQVKVDKVQVSGTYDTTFAVCLDQDEKKIIQSVTRCEVSVCYKLDGSDDWTRGRVFSSQIQPLHPTFCSLLCLPVATFSGPQP, encoded by the exons CTGGTTGGTGTATGAACCGTTGGACTCTAGAGGAGCTCGTAAAGAGAGACCCAGAGAATCTTCTCATCCTTCTACAGCAAATTCTCAGAAAAGCCAGAGAG GTTCAGAAGCAGTGTCATTATGAACTCGTGGCCCCCTTGGCTCTAATGTTTGAGTCCACACTCCTGCAG ATTCCACGCTGTCCATCTGTTGGAGAGATTCTTACAGAAGCTTGTGAAGTCTTCCATGGCTTTCTAGCATGGCCTGAACCCTACTGTAGCGTGTGTCGTAACCTGCTCTCTACTTTAAATCAAGAGCTTAGAGCTCCAG GAATTTCGTACCACAGACTGGTGAGAGAGGAACAAGGCCTGGCCACCTCCAGTCAGCGTTCTAAGATCAT TACAGTGTTGTTGATGAATCCGGCTGAGGTGCCTGCTGAGTTCCTGTCTGTGGCGGAACAGCTCAGTGGAGCAGAGGTCTCCGAGAGAGAGAGCAGCATTACACTCATTAAACACAGCTACCAGTCAGTGCTTGGAAATAAATACCCACTACAGACCATCAGCCATGCTTTACAG TCCGTTAGTGATGATGAGTTGGCACAGATCCTCTCCTCAGTGAGTGACCTTCTAGAGTCTGCGGCAATGATGACGAACATAACTAAAGCTCGAGAACATGTTGTGGGAGGCCTAGAAGCATTGCGGGACAAACTTGGCATTCCAGCCTCCAGTGGCACGACATCAGATG GGGTTCTTCAGATGCTCAGCCTTTCAGCAGCCAAATGCTACACCTTCCATTGGGACAAGGATAATTTTG atGTTCTAAACCACCTTTTAGACATAGAGAGTGACATAACCTTATGTCAGATGCCTGAGGACATGGGGGAGGAGGACGATGACAATGTTGATGtggaagatgatgaagatgaggacTTGGACGAGATGGAGAGATTTGTATCAAACGGTTGCATTGACTATCGAGCCTCAACTTTCTCCACTGTGTCATCCCTCTCCACGGCCTCCAAAGACTCCATGTTCTCCACTCTGTCAGTCGCTTCCTCCGAATGTTCTCCCCTCTCTACACTCTCATCTTCTTCTCAAGCTTCAGGCACAGACAGTGACTTCTGTGAGGATGTAGAGGAGGACAGTGTGAGCGTAGTGTCTACCTCTAAGATTAAAAGCAGCGCACGCTTTTCACAGCGTCTCTCGCGACTCTTCAAACCTCGCAGCAGCAACTCTCTCTGTCGAGCCAAGAGCCTGGGCAGCCCTGAGGCTAAAGAGTTAGTGGTAGCCGTCCGCTCTAAGAGATCCAATTCTCTACCACAGCAGGTCCGACTGCGAAGCTCTGAGGGATTTCCAACAGGCCCCCTCTCGCAGCTGCAGTATGTTTGCTACAGGAGAAGACCCATTCTGAGTAGCGATGATGAGGAAGGCCCAACGGGGGCCACTCTGGTCAGAGTGGTGGTGTTTGGGGCAGATCACGTGGCAGGAAGGGTCGCCCGAGCATATAGCAGTttgaggaaaaaagagagagactgtCCGCATCTTACCAAAGCTTTCAGAATGAGGTTTTTTTTTGTGCCCGTGAGGAGGGATACAGCTCCAGTCAGCTTTACCTTGAGGAACCCTGGTTCTACACTGCAGCTCTCAGCAAGTCCATTGAAAACAGCCATCTCTAGCACA GATTGCAGTGTGAACGGCATAGAGGACAGCACTAATGACATCGCAAGTCTACTGGGAATGCTCGACCCCTGGTATGAGCGTAACATTCTGAACTTGCTAGAGCTGCCCGCTAATGTGGTGTGCCAG CAAACATCAAAGATCGAGTCAGATTTGTGTGAAGGCACTGGTGAGGAGCGTTTACCGATCTTTGCTGATCTGGTGCTATATTACTGCCGCCATGCCACCCACTCCACACTCATTCAACTCTACCATGCAGAG TTTACACTCGCTGGAGGAGAGAGAAGTactgaagtgtttgttcactcTCTTGAGCTGGGTCACACAGCTGGTACAAGAGCCATCAAAGCCATGG GTGCTGCAAGTAAGAGGTTTGGCATTGATGGAGACCGTGAGGCGGTTCCTTTGTCACTGGAAGTCACTTACAACAGA GTACATATCAGTGGCAGGAGTCAGAAAACGAGGGCAGAGAAGTCCTGCACTTCTATAAACCTGCTAAAAGCCTGCAGGAATCCTGAGGAACTAG ATTCTAAAATGGAGTGCCTTCATTTGACAATGACAGAAGTGCTAAAGAGACAGAACTCTAAATCAAAGAAAGGCTACAATCAG CAACTCACCACCACACAAGTAAAAGTGGATAAGGTTCAGGTTAGTGGAACTTATGACACCACATTTGCAGTTTGTCTGGACCAAGATGAGAAGAAAATTATACAGAGTGTGACCAG GTGTGAGGTATCAGTTTGTTATAAGCTGGATGGTTCAGATGACTGGACAAGAGGAAGGGTGTTCTCGTCTCAAATCCAGCCTCTGCACCCAACCTTCTGCTCTCTGCTTTGCCTTCCAGTTGCCACTTTCAGTGGACCTCAGCCTTAG
- the LOC127647045 gene encoding phosphoinositide 3-kinase regulatory subunit 5-like isoform X2 — protein MNPAEVPAEFLSVAEQLSGAEVSERESSITLIKHSYQSVLGNKYPLQTISHALQSVSDDELAQILSSVSDLLESAAMMTNITKAREHVVGGLEALRDKLGIPASSGTTSDGVLQMLSLSAAKCYTFHWDKDNFDVLNHLLDIESDITLCQMPEDMGEEDDDNVDVEDDEDEDLDEMERFVSNGCIDYRASTFSTVSSLSTASKDSMFSTLSVASSECSPLSTLSSSSQASGTDSDFCEDVEEDSVSVVSTSKIKSSARFSQRLSRLFKPRSSNSLCRAKSLGSPEAKELVVAVRSKRSNSLPQQVRLRSSEGFPTGPLSQLQYVCYRRRPILSSDDEEGPTGATLVRVVVFGADHVAGRVARAYSSLRKKERDCPHLTKAFRMRFFFVPVRRDTAPVSFTLRNPGSTLQLSASPLKTAISSTDCSVNGIEDSTNDIASLLGMLDPWYERNILNLLELPANVVCQQTSKIESDLCEGTGEERLPIFADLVLYYCRHATHSTLIQLYHAEFTLAGGERSTEVFVHSLELGHTAGTRAIKAMGAASKRFGIDGDREAVPLSLEVTYNRVHISGRSQKTRAEKSCTSINLLKACRNPEELDSKMECLHLTMTEVLKRQNSKSKKGYNQQLTTTQVKVDKVQVSGTYDTTFAVCLDQDEKKIIQSVTRCEVSVCYKLDGSDDWTRGRVFSSQIQPLHPTFCSLLCLPVATFSGPQP, from the exons ATGAATCCGGCTGAGGTGCCTGCTGAGTTCCTGTCTGTGGCGGAACAGCTCAGTGGAGCAGAGGTCTCCGAGAGAGAGAGCAGCATTACACTCATTAAACACAGCTACCAGTCAGTGCTTGGAAATAAATACCCACTACAGACCATCAGCCATGCTTTACAG TCCGTTAGTGATGATGAGTTGGCACAGATCCTCTCCTCAGTGAGTGACCTTCTAGAGTCTGCGGCAATGATGACGAACATAACTAAAGCTCGAGAACATGTTGTGGGAGGCCTAGAAGCATTGCGGGACAAACTTGGCATTCCAGCCTCCAGTGGCACGACATCAGATG GGGTTCTTCAGATGCTCAGCCTTTCAGCAGCCAAATGCTACACCTTCCATTGGGACAAGGATAATTTTG atGTTCTAAACCACCTTTTAGACATAGAGAGTGACATAACCTTATGTCAGATGCCTGAGGACATGGGGGAGGAGGACGATGACAATGTTGATGtggaagatgatgaagatgaggacTTGGACGAGATGGAGAGATTTGTATCAAACGGTTGCATTGACTATCGAGCCTCAACTTTCTCCACTGTGTCATCCCTCTCCACGGCCTCCAAAGACTCCATGTTCTCCACTCTGTCAGTCGCTTCCTCCGAATGTTCTCCCCTCTCTACACTCTCATCTTCTTCTCAAGCTTCAGGCACAGACAGTGACTTCTGTGAGGATGTAGAGGAGGACAGTGTGAGCGTAGTGTCTACCTCTAAGATTAAAAGCAGCGCACGCTTTTCACAGCGTCTCTCGCGACTCTTCAAACCTCGCAGCAGCAACTCTCTCTGTCGAGCCAAGAGCCTGGGCAGCCCTGAGGCTAAAGAGTTAGTGGTAGCCGTCCGCTCTAAGAGATCCAATTCTCTACCACAGCAGGTCCGACTGCGAAGCTCTGAGGGATTTCCAACAGGCCCCCTCTCGCAGCTGCAGTATGTTTGCTACAGGAGAAGACCCATTCTGAGTAGCGATGATGAGGAAGGCCCAACGGGGGCCACTCTGGTCAGAGTGGTGGTGTTTGGGGCAGATCACGTGGCAGGAAGGGTCGCCCGAGCATATAGCAGTttgaggaaaaaagagagagactgtCCGCATCTTACCAAAGCTTTCAGAATGAGGTTTTTTTTTGTGCCCGTGAGGAGGGATACAGCTCCAGTCAGCTTTACCTTGAGGAACCCTGGTTCTACACTGCAGCTCTCAGCAAGTCCATTGAAAACAGCCATCTCTAGCACA GATTGCAGTGTGAACGGCATAGAGGACAGCACTAATGACATCGCAAGTCTACTGGGAATGCTCGACCCCTGGTATGAGCGTAACATTCTGAACTTGCTAGAGCTGCCCGCTAATGTGGTGTGCCAG CAAACATCAAAGATCGAGTCAGATTTGTGTGAAGGCACTGGTGAGGAGCGTTTACCGATCTTTGCTGATCTGGTGCTATATTACTGCCGCCATGCCACCCACTCCACACTCATTCAACTCTACCATGCAGAG TTTACACTCGCTGGAGGAGAGAGAAGTactgaagtgtttgttcactcTCTTGAGCTGGGTCACACAGCTGGTACAAGAGCCATCAAAGCCATGG GTGCTGCAAGTAAGAGGTTTGGCATTGATGGAGACCGTGAGGCGGTTCCTTTGTCACTGGAAGTCACTTACAACAGA GTACATATCAGTGGCAGGAGTCAGAAAACGAGGGCAGAGAAGTCCTGCACTTCTATAAACCTGCTAAAAGCCTGCAGGAATCCTGAGGAACTAG ATTCTAAAATGGAGTGCCTTCATTTGACAATGACAGAAGTGCTAAAGAGACAGAACTCTAAATCAAAGAAAGGCTACAATCAG CAACTCACCACCACACAAGTAAAAGTGGATAAGGTTCAGGTTAGTGGAACTTATGACACCACATTTGCAGTTTGTCTGGACCAAGATGAGAAGAAAATTATACAGAGTGTGACCAG GTGTGAGGTATCAGTTTGTTATAAGCTGGATGGTTCAGATGACTGGACAAGAGGAAGGGTGTTCTCGTCTCAAATCCAGCCTCTGCACCCAACCTTCTGCTCTCTGCTTTGCCTTCCAGTTGCCACTTTCAGTGGACCTCAGCCTTAG